A DNA window from Carnobacterium funditum DSM 5970 contains the following coding sequences:
- a CDS encoding CopY/TcrY family copper transport repressor, with translation MTAKLKTTITDAEWEVMRVVWTAKFAASKEIINVLKDKMNWKPTTIKTLIGRLVEKGLLATEADGNKFIYTPTVSEEDSVKKVTLDVFSHICNKKIGKTLANILTEATLSHEDIKLLTQVLEEKKKQAVNEIACNCVKGQCDCCK, from the coding sequence ATGACAGCTAAACTAAAAACAACGATAACAGATGCTGAATGGGAAGTGATGCGGGTTGTATGGACAGCTAAGTTTGCGGCAAGTAAAGAAATTATAAACGTATTGAAAGATAAGATGAACTGGAAGCCAACAACGATAAAAACGTTGATAGGAAGATTGGTTGAAAAAGGTTTGTTAGCAACAGAAGCAGATGGTAATAAGTTTATTTACACTCCTACTGTTAGTGAAGAAGATAGCGTTAAAAAAGTGACACTGGATGTGTTCTCACATATCTGCAATAAAAAAATAGGGAAAACACTAGCGAACATATTAACAGAGGCGACCTTGAGTCATGAAGATATAAAGTTGTTAACACAGGTTTTAGAAGAGAAAAAGAAGCAAGCAGTAAATGAAATAGCATGCAATTGCGTCAAGGGTCAATGTGATTGCTGTAAATAA
- a CDS encoding amidohydrolase: MVWIKNVYLETGYEEVSPKKFITTTAEFALEVENGEIKTISQKKQENNRDTIDAKGYLALPSLQDNHIHLDKGYFGGEWQAVVPASGVVERIQEEKGFLKDFLPETPKKAQALIDLICDKGATFLRVQTNVDSVIGLDNMACIKKVLEENKHRLDYEMVVFPQHGTLITEEQGLLRSALASDDKFILGGLDPATIDGDIEKSLHTTFTLASHYYREIDYHLHDRGTLGLFEIKRIIDYTKKYQLEGKVQISHALALADGDEQTIQMIAKRLAEAEIGINTTIPIDTTVLPILLLQENGVKVRVVNDNINDHWSPFGSGDLIERASRAAEVFSMKDERSLAQAYSLVSNGRTPLNKKGQQQWPKIGDQADFLFTKAASSAHLIARICPERVVMFKGKLVSGKFD; this comes from the coding sequence ATGGTTTGGATTAAGAATGTTTATTTAGAGACAGGCTATGAAGAAGTTAGTCCGAAAAAATTTATAACCACTACAGCTGAGTTTGCTTTAGAAGTAGAAAATGGGGAAATTAAGACGATTTCCCAAAAAAAGCAAGAGAATAATAGAGATACAATTGATGCTAAAGGGTACTTAGCTTTACCCTCTCTGCAAGACAACCATATTCATTTGGATAAAGGATATTTTGGCGGAGAATGGCAGGCTGTTGTACCAGCTTCGGGAGTAGTGGAGCGGATTCAAGAAGAGAAAGGATTTTTAAAAGATTTTCTTCCTGAAACACCAAAAAAAGCACAAGCGTTGATTGATTTAATTTGCGACAAAGGAGCTACTTTTTTAAGAGTTCAAACAAATGTGGATTCTGTTATAGGCTTAGATAATATGGCTTGTATAAAAAAGGTTTTAGAAGAGAATAAACACCGTTTAGATTATGAAATGGTTGTTTTTCCACAACACGGTACGTTAATAACAGAAGAACAAGGCTTATTAAGAAGCGCTTTAGCTAGTGATGATAAATTTATATTAGGAGGCTTGGACCCGGCAACGATTGATGGAGACATAGAGAAATCGTTGCATACGACTTTTACATTAGCCAGTCATTATTATAGGGAAATTGATTATCATCTGCATGATCGAGGGACATTAGGATTATTTGAAATTAAGCGAATCATTGACTACACAAAAAAATATCAATTAGAAGGAAAAGTTCAGATTAGTCATGCGCTTGCTTTAGCTGACGGAGATGAACAAACGATTCAAATGATTGCAAAACGTTTAGCCGAAGCTGAGATAGGGATTAATACGACAATCCCGATTGATACAACTGTTTTACCTATTTTATTACTCCAAGAAAACGGTGTAAAAGTGCGAGTAGTGAATGACAATATTAATGACCATTGGAGTCCATTTGGTTCTGGTGATTTAATTGAAAGAGCAAGCCGCGCTGCGGAAGTCTTTTCGATGAAAGATGAAAGGTCATTAGCGCAAGCTTATTCTTTAGTTTCAAATGGGCGAACTCCTTTAAATAAAAAAGGCCAGCAACAATGGCCAAAAATAGGGGATCAAGCTGACTTTTTATTTACAAAAGCAGCGAGTTCTGCGCACTTAATTGCACGTATTTGTCCAGAAAGAGTAGTTATGTTTAAAGGAAAGCTTGTTTCAGGAAAGTTTGACTAA
- the glmS gene encoding glutamine--fructose-6-phosphate transaminase (isomerizing) has product MCGIVGYIGNQDAKSILLQGLEKLEYRGYDSSGIFVVDENKNGHLFKEKGRIADLKKIIETDTFCTVGIGHTRWATHGRPSVKNAHPHQAANHQFTLVHNGVIENFLELRETYLSDISLSSDTDTEIIVQLIAYFAEKEQSSTFEAFKKTISKLKGSYALALIDINQPDIIYAAKNKSPLLVGKGESFNAVCSDAMAMIQETNQFVELMDGELVTLTRDEVKIETQDGTIINRAPYTAEINLNDLDLGTYPYYMAKEIDEQPAVLRKIIQAYQNDLGQFQLDKDIITSLKDSDRVYIIACGTSYNAGWAGKHLLENLAHIPTEVHLSSEFGHNMPILTKKPFFIFLSQSGETADSRQVLVKINAMNFPSLTLTNVAGSTLSREADFTLLLHAGPEISVASTKAYTAQITVLAALSEAIARENGIAGDSNMAHELGIVATGMESILSEKTHIEHLATEYLRTSRNAFYIGRGVDYYVVMEAALKLKEVSYVQTEGFAAGELKHGTIALIEENTPVIAIITDKVTAGHTRGNVQEVNARGAHSLVIAMEGLEQESDQFVLPEVHPLLTPLVSVVPTQLLAYYTSLHRGNDVDKPRNLAKSVTVE; this is encoded by the coding sequence ATGTGTGGAATTGTAGGGTATATAGGCAATCAAGATGCTAAAAGTATTTTATTGCAAGGTTTAGAAAAGTTAGAATACCGAGGCTATGACTCTTCCGGTATTTTTGTCGTAGATGAAAATAAAAATGGTCATTTGTTTAAAGAAAAAGGAAGAATTGCTGATTTAAAAAAAATCATTGAAACAGATACATTCTGCACTGTAGGAATTGGTCATACTCGTTGGGCAACTCATGGTCGTCCAAGCGTCAAAAATGCTCATCCACATCAAGCGGCTAATCATCAGTTCACTCTAGTGCACAACGGTGTCATAGAAAATTTCCTAGAACTTAGAGAGACTTATTTATCAGACATTTCTTTGTCAAGCGATACGGATACTGAAATCATTGTTCAACTCATTGCTTATTTCGCTGAAAAAGAACAATCTAGTACTTTTGAAGCTTTTAAAAAAACCATTTCAAAATTAAAAGGTTCTTATGCGTTAGCTTTAATAGATATTAACCAGCCCGACATCATTTATGCAGCTAAAAATAAAAGTCCATTATTAGTTGGTAAAGGCGAAAGTTTTAATGCTGTTTGTAGTGATGCTATGGCGATGATTCAAGAAACAAATCAATTTGTTGAATTAATGGATGGTGAACTGGTTACTTTAACTAGAGATGAAGTCAAGATAGAAACTCAAGATGGAACTATTATTAATCGTGCACCTTATACAGCAGAAATAAATTTAAATGATTTAGATTTAGGAACTTATCCTTATTACATGGCAAAAGAAATAGACGAACAACCAGCTGTTCTTCGAAAAATTATCCAAGCTTATCAAAATGACTTAGGTCAGTTTCAATTGGATAAAGACATTATCACTAGCTTAAAAGATAGTGATCGAGTTTATATCATCGCGTGCGGAACTAGCTACAATGCGGGTTGGGCGGGAAAACATTTATTAGAAAATTTAGCGCATATTCCGACTGAGGTGCATTTATCTAGTGAATTTGGTCACAACATGCCTATTTTAACGAAAAAACCATTCTTTATCTTCTTATCACAAAGTGGTGAAACAGCTGATAGCAGACAAGTATTAGTTAAAATTAATGCGATGAATTTCCCTTCATTAACACTAACCAATGTAGCAGGATCTACTTTATCTAGAGAAGCTGATTTCACATTATTGCTTCATGCTGGACCTGAGATTTCTGTCGCTTCAACAAAAGCTTATACTGCTCAAATCACTGTCCTGGCAGCGCTATCAGAAGCCATTGCTAGAGAAAATGGAATAGCTGGAGATAGCAACATGGCTCATGAACTTGGAATTGTCGCCACAGGAATGGAAAGTATCCTTTCTGAAAAAACACACATCGAACATCTAGCAACAGAATATCTACGTACCAGTCGTAACGCTTTTTACATTGGACGAGGAGTAGATTATTATGTTGTAATGGAAGCTGCATTAAAATTGAAAGAAGTTTCTTACGTTCAAACAGAAGGTTTTGCTGCTGGAGAACTGAAACATGGAACAATTGCTCTAATTGAGGAAAATACTCCTGTTATAGCTATTATCACAGATAAAGTCACTGCAGGACATACCAGAGGTAATGTCCAAGAAGTAAATGCTCGTGGTGCTCACTCGTTAGTCATAGCTATGGAAGGTTTGGAGCAAGAGAGTGACCAATTTGTCTTACCGGAAGTTCATCCGTTGCTTACTCCGTTAGTCAGTGTGGTTCCTACTCAATTGTTAGCTTACTACACTAGCTTGCATCGTGGCAATGATGTTGATAAACCCAGAAATTTAGCAAAAAGTGTTACTGTAGAATAA
- a CDS encoding Na+/H+ antiporter NhaC family protein: protein MKKKVGLIAAIVLFVILAANANFGGGSGTEVNYGLFTLVPPVVAILLAFITKDVIISLFIGVFSGAFVLHLADSNFIVAFVQAFLSVVDYALTSLSDPWNAGIILQVLTIGGLIALMTKIGGAKAVAAALSSKAKGPRSAQVITWILGVLMFFDDYANSLIVGPVMRPVTDEKHISREKLAFVVDATAAPIAGVALISTWVGYEVGLIKDGYDAIGQSVNAYGIFIQTLPYRFYNFLMLAFVLATAVLLREFGPMLKAEKKARKKIDKNFDDFALETSTELEDMEPAEGVKLSIWNMIIPISTLIISAFIGFYVNGYNAIMENGESATIAIVETNPLSFLAIQEAFGASDASIVLFQAALLASLVAMTMGVSQKVFTWSESVAVWINGMKSLIITGAILLLAWSLSTVIGELGTAEFLVSLLSDSMPVFLLPTIIFILGAVTSFATGTSYGTMGILMPLAIPLAAALSTDPEFVIMTSGAVLTGAIFGDHCSPISDTTILSSMGSGVDHLDHVKTQLLYALTVGAIACIFGFIPVGLGLSVWIAMPVALLVTVAVVYFFGTRVDEVAEETVE, encoded by the coding sequence ATGAAGAAGAAGGTCGGTTTAATAGCGGCGATAGTGCTATTTGTAATATTAGCTGCCAATGCAAATTTTGGTGGAGGAAGTGGGACGGAAGTCAATTATGGCTTATTTACATTGGTTCCACCAGTAGTTGCGATATTGTTGGCATTTATAACTAAAGATGTTATTATTTCTCTTTTTATAGGCGTTTTCTCAGGGGCTTTTGTGCTTCATTTAGCAGACAGTAATTTTATAGTCGCTTTTGTTCAAGCTTTTTTAAGCGTAGTGGATTACGCGCTAACCTCTTTGTCCGATCCTTGGAATGCTGGAATTATTTTGCAAGTGCTAACAATCGGTGGACTTATTGCACTAATGACCAAGATAGGAGGAGCCAAAGCTGTAGCTGCTGCCTTATCAAGCAAAGCTAAAGGACCTAGGAGTGCCCAAGTTATCACCTGGATTCTAGGGGTATTAATGTTTTTTGATGATTACGCCAATTCTTTAATTGTAGGACCGGTTATGCGGCCTGTCACAGATGAGAAACATATTTCGCGAGAGAAATTAGCTTTTGTTGTGGATGCTACAGCTGCACCGATTGCAGGAGTCGCGTTGATTTCTACCTGGGTAGGTTATGAAGTTGGTTTGATAAAAGATGGATACGATGCTATCGGGCAATCAGTAAATGCCTATGGTATTTTTATACAAACGTTGCCTTATCGATTTTATAATTTCTTGATGCTAGCTTTTGTTCTAGCAACAGCTGTGCTATTAAGAGAATTTGGTCCAATGTTAAAAGCTGAAAAGAAAGCACGGAAAAAAATAGATAAAAATTTTGATGACTTCGCTTTAGAAACGTCAACAGAACTAGAAGATATGGAACCGGCCGAAGGAGTTAAGTTATCGATTTGGAATATGATTATTCCAATCAGTACGTTAATTATTTCAGCATTTATTGGTTTCTATGTTAATGGATACAACGCTATTATGGAAAATGGAGAGAGTGCAACGATTGCGATAGTAGAAACGAACCCGCTATCATTTTTAGCCATTCAAGAAGCTTTTGGAGCATCTGATGCAAGTATTGTATTATTTCAAGCAGCACTATTAGCGAGCTTAGTTGCTATGACTATGGGAGTTTCGCAAAAAGTTTTCACATGGTCAGAATCAGTAGCTGTTTGGATTAATGGAATGAAATCATTAATTATTACTGGAGCTATTTTGCTATTAGCGTGGTCACTGAGTACGGTTATAGGTGAATTAGGTACGGCGGAATTTCTAGTCTCTTTATTATCTGATTCGATGCCGGTATTTTTACTGCCAACGATTATTTTTATTCTTGGAGCAGTTACGTCATTTGCGACAGGAACGTCTTATGGAACGATGGGTATTTTGATGCCATTAGCGATTCCTTTAGCCGCAGCATTATCAACGGATCCAGAGTTTGTTATTATGACTTCAGGAGCTGTTTTAACAGGAGCTATTTTTGGAGACCACTGTTCACCAATCTCAGATACAACAATTTTATCTTCCATGGGATCAGGTGTCGATCATTTGGACCATGTTAAAACACAACTGTTGTACGCTTTGACTGTAGGGGCGATTGCTTGTATATTTGGTTTTATTCCTGTTGGTTTAGGCTTATCAGTTTGGATTGCAATGCCTGTAGCTTTGCTTGTAACGGTTGCTGTTGTTTATTTCTTTGGTACACGTGTAGATGAAGTTGCTGAAGAAACAGTTGAGTAA
- a CDS encoding methylated-DNA--[protein]-cysteine S-methyltransferase — translation MNKEDEFIYYGRIPNPDWPIYIAVTEKGLCFVGSLGEDEKELVDWIKKMKSTVIFEENWSKVVSYATQLEEYFKGERISFDMAIDVKGTVFQKKVWSGLSEIPYGETITYGGLAEKIGYPSSFRAVGTAVGKNPLLIIVPCHRVVHKNGQISGYRGPIAMKTNLLALERLK, via the coding sequence ATGAATAAAGAAGATGAGTTCATTTACTATGGGAGAATACCTAATCCAGATTGGCCTATTTATATTGCTGTGACAGAAAAAGGATTGTGTTTTGTCGGATCTTTAGGAGAAGATGAAAAAGAATTAGTAGATTGGATAAAAAAAATGAAATCTACTGTTATATTTGAAGAAAATTGGAGTAAAGTAGTCAGTTATGCTACTCAGTTAGAAGAATATTTTAAAGGAGAAAGAATAAGTTTTGATATGGCAATAGATGTAAAAGGGACGGTTTTCCAAAAAAAAGTTTGGTCAGGATTGAGTGAAATACCTTACGGAGAGACGATAACTTATGGAGGATTGGCAGAGAAAATCGGATACCCTAGCTCTTTTCGCGCTGTAGGAACGGCTGTTGGGAAAAATCCGTTATTAATTATCGTTCCTTGTCATCGGGTAGTCCATAAAAATGGCCAGATATCGGGCTATCGCGGGCCAATAGCAATGAAAACGAACTTGCTAGCACTAGAGAGATTAAAATAA
- a CDS encoding 1-phosphofructokinase family hexose kinase, with amino-acid sequence MIYTITLNPAIDRLLFLEGTLIKGKNNRLQEIIYDLGGKGHHGSYAMSRLDVENQALGFCGTTNKRKLEKILSEKGINHNLVDVYGKATRESYVILEAGISGSILITERGFQITNYDIELLNEQIESKVRTGDIVLIAGSLPPGYKLQDLEELLNLLKKTGCFIACDLSGEALKKAVDMEVNFIKPNRFEIQELLSSENTMLDNLKELAKKVEYVIVSQGSEGSICSHAGNFYQVTTPKVVAVNDTGAGDCFVGSFLSGLSLNRPLTECLSFASACAASKVQHNDSTTFSVKEAKILQKRVTVKKL; translated from the coding sequence ATGATTTACACGATAACATTAAACCCAGCTATTGACCGTTTACTATTTCTCGAAGGAACACTAATAAAGGGAAAAAATAATAGGCTTCAAGAAATCATTTATGATTTAGGTGGAAAAGGACACCACGGCTCTTATGCTATGAGTCGATTAGATGTGGAAAATCAAGCTCTCGGTTTTTGTGGAACAACAAATAAAAGGAAATTAGAAAAAATTCTATCAGAAAAAGGAATTAATCATAATCTAGTTGACGTCTATGGTAAAGCTACGAGAGAAAGTTATGTTATTTTAGAGGCGGGAATTAGTGGAAGTATTTTAATCACAGAAAGAGGATTTCAAATAACAAATTATGATATAGAGTTGTTAAATGAGCAGATAGAGAGCAAAGTGAGAACAGGTGACATTGTATTGATTGCGGGTTCTTTACCACCAGGTTATAAACTACAGGATTTAGAGGAATTATTAAATTTATTGAAAAAAACAGGGTGTTTTATTGCTTGTGATTTATCAGGAGAAGCACTAAAAAAAGCAGTGGATATGGAAGTCAATTTTATTAAACCTAACCGTTTTGAAATCCAAGAACTTCTATCTTCAGAGAATACGATGTTAGATAATTTAAAAGAGTTAGCTAAAAAAGTTGAGTATGTTATCGTTTCTCAAGGAAGTGAGGGCAGTATTTGTAGCCACGCGGGAAATTTTTATCAAGTTACAACACCTAAAGTTGTAGCAGTCAATGATACAGGAGCGGGTGATTGTTTTGTTGGTTCCTTTTTATCAGGGTTGTCATTGAATAGACCACTAACGGAGTGTCTGTCCTTTGCCAGTGCTTGTGCAGCCAGTAAAGTTCAGCATAATGACAGTACAACCTTTAGTGTCAAAGAAGCAAAGATATTGCAAAAAAGAGTAACAGTTAAAAAATTATAA
- a CDS encoding SDR family oxidoreductase: protein MTILVTGATGLLGTKVVEALLRKGVPAESIAVAVRDPKKAQDFAVKGVDVRQADYEDIESLERAFTGVDRLLLISSQGDNNTRITHHKNAVFSAKAAGVHFIAYTSCSKPQTSHLPIAEVHRITEKMIHETGIPYSFLRNNWYIENEIDTLKAILDGAPLVTSAGDGQVGWVPRIDYAEAAAAVLSTEDHKNTIYELSGIPSTYEDMAIALSSLLDKEVPLLQVNDQEYRQFLIEQGFPEGYLDFYVEVQQAIRQGDLTIESSDLSSLLNRPAITLQESLTEIIHKFRSSK from the coding sequence ATGACTATCTTAGTTACAGGAGCCACAGGTTTATTAGGAACAAAAGTTGTTGAGGCCTTGTTAAGAAAAGGTGTCCCTGCAGAAAGTATAGCAGTTGCCGTTCGTGATCCAAAAAAAGCTCAAGATTTTGCAGTAAAAGGCGTTGATGTTCGTCAAGCTGACTATGAAGATATCGAGTCTTTAGAACGTGCTTTTACTGGTGTAGACCGTTTACTCTTAATTTCCTCTCAAGGAGATAATAACACCCGTATCACACATCACAAAAATGCTGTGTTTTCAGCTAAAGCAGCTGGAGTCCATTTCATTGCTTATACAAGTTGTAGCAAGCCTCAAACCAGTCACTTACCTATCGCTGAGGTTCATCGTATCACAGAAAAAATGATCCATGAAACAGGCATCCCTTATTCTTTTTTACGTAATAATTGGTACATTGAGAATGAGATAGATACTTTGAAAGCAATACTAGACGGTGCTCCCTTAGTAACATCAGCAGGAGACGGGCAGGTAGGTTGGGTTCCTCGAATAGACTATGCTGAAGCTGCTGCAGCTGTTTTAAGCACAGAGGATCATAAAAACACTATTTATGAATTATCCGGAATCCCTTCCACTTATGAAGACATGGCAATAGCTTTATCCAGTCTTTTAGATAAGGAAGTTCCTCTTTTACAAGTAAATGACCAAGAATATCGACAATTTTTAATTGAACAAGGTTTCCCGGAAGGGTATCTTGATTTCTATGTTGAAGTTCAACAAGCCATCAGACAAGGCGATTTAACTATTGAAAGTTCTGATTTATCTTCATTGCTTAACCGACCAGCTATAACATTACAAGAATCTTTAACTGAAATCATCCATAAATTCCGTTCTTCAAAATAA
- a CDS encoding metal ABC transporter substrate-binding protein: MKKNKRLVIPALGIALLLLLSACGNTDSEVEKNNNEEKTKLKVVTTFYPIYDFTKNIVQDNAEVSMLLPAGTESHGFEPSAKVVAAIQDADVFIYNSKEMETWVPSTLEAIDTNKVTVINASKGIEFINSTETKEDDEHAEEEFEQVIDPHVWLNPVLAQVEVENIQLGLAKADEENAIVYKENASEYSQKLMNLDQEFKTAFENAENRTFVTQHAAFAYLANQYNLTQVSISGLSSETEPSPAKLAEISEYAKKNNVRYIYFENNTSSKIAETLATEANIELAILDPIEGVSQKEQDAGTDYIQVMKNNLESLKKSIR, from the coding sequence ATGAAAAAAAACAAACGATTAGTTATACCGGCATTAGGAATAGCATTGTTGCTATTATTAAGTGCTTGTGGAAACACAGATTCTGAAGTAGAAAAAAATAATAATGAAGAAAAAACAAAATTAAAAGTTGTGACAACTTTTTATCCAATCTATGATTTCACAAAAAATATTGTACAAGATAATGCAGAAGTTTCGATGTTACTTCCAGCGGGGACAGAGTCGCATGGTTTTGAACCGAGCGCAAAAGTGGTTGCTGCTATTCAAGATGCGGATGTTTTTATTTACAACAGTAAAGAGATGGAAACTTGGGTACCTAGCACACTTGAAGCAATTGATACAAATAAAGTAACCGTCATAAACGCAAGCAAAGGAATTGAATTTATAAATAGCACAGAAACTAAAGAGGATGATGAGCATGCTGAAGAAGAATTCGAACAAGTTATAGATCCTCATGTATGGTTGAATCCAGTTTTAGCGCAAGTTGAAGTAGAAAATATCCAATTAGGATTGGCAAAAGCAGATGAAGAAAATGCTATTGTTTACAAAGAGAATGCTTCAGAGTATAGTCAGAAATTAATGAATTTGGATCAAGAATTTAAAACAGCTTTTGAAAATGCTGAAAATAGAACATTTGTTACACAGCATGCTGCTTTTGCCTATTTGGCTAATCAGTATAATTTAACTCAAGTTTCAATATCTGGTCTGTCATCTGAAACAGAGCCGAGTCCAGCAAAATTAGCTGAAATATCAGAATATGCGAAAAAAAATAATGTTCGCTACATTTATTTTGAAAATAATACTTCTTCAAAAATAGCAGAAACGTTAGCAACAGAAGCTAATATAGAATTAGCCATTTTAGATCCAATTGAAGGTGTCTCGCAAAAAGAACAAGATGCTGGAACGGATTATATTCAAGTAATGAAAAATAATCTTGAATCATTGAAAAAAAGTATCCGATAA
- a CDS encoding biotin--[acetyl-CoA-carboxylase] ligase encodes MTTKKQLLTILEQQKGQTISGQDLADCINVSRTSIWKAISTLRKEGYLIEATTNKGYRLSTESDLLSSEAIRPLLIANLRNQPFYVFKAIESTNQEAKKIAAEHPAEPAIILSEEQTKGKGRLGRFFYSPPKTGIYMSLILKPNLTTTDATLVTTAAAVAVCLAIEKITTKKPKIKWVNDIYLDDYKISGILTEAVTNFENGTIDTIILGIGLNFRTPIVGFPTELKPIAGSLLSEEHTEITRNNLIAEIINQFYQIYQDIGKRDFLNDYKERCFVFGKTINFKQGKQEFNAIPIDIDQQGGLVVKMKDGQLRTLSYGEIAIQRPFNQKGE; translated from the coding sequence ATGACAACTAAAAAACAACTCCTTACTATTTTAGAACAGCAAAAAGGGCAAACCATTTCTGGTCAAGATTTAGCTGACTGTATAAACGTCTCACGTACTTCTATCTGGAAAGCCATCTCCACTCTACGAAAAGAAGGATATCTTATTGAAGCAACAACAAATAAAGGTTACCGTCTTTCTACAGAATCTGATTTATTATCCAGTGAGGCTATTCGTCCTTTATTGATAGCCAATTTAAGAAACCAGCCTTTTTACGTATTTAAAGCAATCGAATCAACCAATCAAGAAGCCAAAAAAATAGCTGCTGAACACCCAGCTGAACCAGCCATCATTCTTTCCGAAGAGCAAACAAAAGGCAAGGGTCGACTGGGTAGATTCTTTTACTCGCCACCCAAAACAGGAATTTATATGAGTTTGATTTTGAAACCCAATTTAACAACTACGGATGCAACATTAGTCACAACGGCTGCTGCAGTTGCTGTTTGTTTGGCCATTGAAAAAATAACGACAAAGAAACCAAAAATTAAATGGGTAAATGATATCTACTTAGACGACTATAAAATTTCCGGTATTTTAACTGAAGCTGTCACTAATTTTGAAAATGGAACAATCGATACCATCATCTTAGGAATTGGATTAAATTTCAGAACTCCTATTGTTGGTTTTCCAACAGAATTAAAACCTATTGCAGGGAGCTTATTGTCTGAAGAGCATACTGAAATAACACGTAATAATTTAATTGCAGAAATAATAAATCAATTTTATCAAATCTATCAAGATATTGGAAAAAGAGACTTTCTTAATGATTACAAAGAACGTTGCTTTGTCTTTGGTAAAACAATTAACTTTAAACAAGGGAAACAAGAATTTAACGCCATTCCAATTGATATCGATCAACAAGGTGGACTAGTTGTAAAAATGAAAGATGGCCAACTCCGTACTTTATCTTATGGTGAGATAGCCATCCAACGTCCATTCAATCAAAAAGGAGAATAA
- a CDS encoding biotin transporter BioY translates to MKLSARDITYCSIMAALTFLSGFLIIPLGPIPLTLQTLFVLLTGLILSKRNALLSQGIHLLLALLIGGFQALLSPSFGFVFGFTVGAYVIAFILEKYGFTAKIASLAVLIGSIVIYSVGLPYMAIILNSYLGGTFSIVQILQMGLFIFIPGDLFKAITAVVIGLRLQGKVARAQSHIN, encoded by the coding sequence ATGAAATTAAGCGCAAGAGACATCACTTATTGCAGTATTATGGCGGCACTAACCTTCCTAAGCGGATTTCTTATTATTCCACTTGGACCTATTCCGTTAACCCTACAAACATTATTTGTTTTATTAACTGGATTAATTTTATCAAAAAGAAATGCCTTACTATCCCAAGGAATCCATCTTCTTTTAGCTTTATTAATAGGGGGATTCCAAGCATTGCTTAGTCCCAGTTTTGGTTTTGTTTTTGGATTTACAGTTGGAGCCTACGTCATCGCATTTATTTTAGAAAAATATGGTTTTACTGCTAAAATTGCATCGTTAGCCGTGCTTATCGGTTCTATTGTTATCTATTCAGTCGGATTACCATATATGGCAATTATTTTAAACAGTTACCTAGGAGGGACTTTCTCTATCGTTCAGATTTTACAAATGGGATTATTTATCTTCATTCCAGGCGATCTTTTCAAGGCAATAACAGCCGTTGTTATTGGTCTACGCTTACAAGGAAAGGTAGCTCGTGCTCAATCACATATTAACTAA
- a CDS encoding LacI family DNA-binding transcriptional regulator: MANIKEVARLSNCSVTTVSRVLNNQPHVSEEKNNGC, from the coding sequence GTGGCCAATATTAAAGAAGTAGCAAGATTATCGAACTGCTCAGTAACAACCGTATCAAGAGTGTTAAATAATCAGCCACATGTATCAGAAGAAAAAAACAACGGATGTTAG